From Deltaproteobacteria bacterium, a single genomic window includes:
- a CDS encoding catalase: MQRDRDEVDAIARRMAAAAAAGVRARAAADGFALRDAHAKGHACAHATFEVAGDLPDELAHGLFANPGRYRAWIRFSNAAARVRPDRRRDVRGMAIKVMGVDGEAATGGRATTQDFLLIDTPRFFVATARDYEAFERGRLGFLLRHPAALRALACMLRAPRHPLACTYFGVTPYRLGDGAMRFRAVPDGRPAARKLARGEPDALFVALFDALAAGSARFAFEVQRLAVRNGGAVEPLGPYRRVATIDMPAQNVAHGDQVWFGEQLAFSPWTALAAHAPLGEINRVRRRVYAAVSAARHAVDGEPAREPDPSSVDRLHRTERLHPSVHQHTPQDEFAAAAAIAPGHRAAVVDALAAIDAELPKGGPPPAGDVALPLHRLDTLHFARLVVIRDDLVLACNFDGARDAFVDALVAACGDGLDALFRHCEGYPGRERLAEFLRARAVRAEAFYTGTPGRSVHRIRAEADLRRRIDDFLDRGAPPGGWSAVPPEQIRRRIQRFVATRVSKEWLMRPPPAPRNWRPVANAAAGALAIALPALAIAVAGVRGAAAVAAVAVAGLLAYVALRARLLAHDVADDAVRRPVAADADPIEGPVPVQNWLTHVATVKPSRFRMRLLRTVLRVVDLRARYEFNQGHLAGIPSIHFARWMLLPGRRLVFFSNYDGTWDAYLDDFIERAADGLTGVWSNTEDFPRTRPVFRFGATDDRAFKQWTRAHQVDTQVWYSAYPDLTVAEINQNSAIRAGLYGDLRGPALRRWLRRFGRAA; encoded by the coding sequence ATGCAGCGGGATCGAGACGAGGTCGACGCGATTGCGCGGCGGATGGCCGCGGCCGCGGCGGCGGGCGTGCGGGCGCGAGCGGCAGCCGACGGCTTCGCGCTGCGCGACGCGCACGCCAAGGGCCACGCCTGTGCGCACGCGACGTTCGAGGTGGCCGGCGACCTGCCGGACGAGCTGGCCCACGGGCTGTTCGCGAACCCGGGGCGTTATCGCGCGTGGATTCGCTTCTCCAACGCGGCCGCGCGCGTGCGGCCGGACCGCCGGCGCGACGTCCGCGGCATGGCGATCAAGGTGATGGGGGTCGACGGCGAGGCCGCGACCGGCGGCCGCGCGACGACGCAGGACTTCTTGTTGATCGACACGCCGCGGTTCTTCGTGGCGACCGCGCGCGACTACGAGGCGTTCGAGCGCGGCCGGCTCGGCTTCTTGCTGCGCCATCCGGCGGCGCTGCGCGCGCTCGCTTGCATGTTGCGCGCGCCGCGCCACCCGCTCGCTTGCACGTACTTCGGCGTCACACCGTACCGGCTCGGCGACGGCGCGATGCGGTTCCGCGCGGTGCCCGACGGGCGGCCGGCGGCGCGCAAGCTGGCGCGCGGCGAGCCGGACGCGCTGTTCGTCGCGCTGTTCGACGCGCTCGCCGCCGGCTCCGCGCGGTTTGCGTTCGAGGTGCAGCGCCTGGCGGTGCGAAACGGCGGCGCGGTCGAGCCGCTCGGACCGTATCGGCGGGTCGCCACCATCGACATGCCCGCGCAGAACGTCGCGCACGGCGATCAGGTATGGTTCGGCGAGCAGCTCGCGTTCTCGCCGTGGACCGCGCTGGCGGCGCACGCGCCGCTCGGCGAGATCAACCGCGTGCGCCGCCGCGTGTACGCGGCCGTGTCCGCCGCGCGCCACGCGGTCGACGGCGAGCCGGCGCGCGAGCCGGACCCGTCGTCCGTCGACCGCCTGCACCGCACGGAACGGCTGCATCCGTCGGTGCACCAACACACGCCACAGGACGAGTTCGCCGCCGCCGCAGCGATCGCGCCCGGTCACCGGGCCGCCGTGGTCGACGCGCTCGCCGCGATCGACGCCGAGCTGCCGAAGGGCGGCCCCCCGCCCGCGGGCGACGTGGCGCTGCCGCTTCACCGGCTCGACACGCTTCACTTCGCGCGGCTCGTCGTCATCCGCGACGACCTGGTGCTCGCGTGCAACTTCGACGGCGCGCGCGACGCGTTCGTCGACGCGCTCGTGGCCGCGTGCGGCGACGGGCTCGACGCGTTGTTTCGCCACTGCGAGGGCTACCCGGGGCGCGAGCGACTGGCCGAGTTCTTGCGCGCGCGCGCGGTGCGAGCGGAGGCGTTCTACACGGGCACGCCGGGCCGATCGGTCCACCGCATCCGCGCCGAGGCGGACCTGCGCCGGCGGATCGACGACTTCCTCGACCGCGGCGCGCCGCCCGGCGGCTGGTCGGCGGTGCCGCCCGAGCAGATCCGGCGCCGCATCCAACGGTTCGTCGCGACGCGGGTGTCCAAGGAGTGGCTGATGCGGCCGCCGCCCGCCCCGCGCAACTGGCGGCCCGTCGCCAACGCCGCCGCGGGCGCGCTGGCGATCGCGCTGCCGGCGCTCGCGATCGCGGTCGCCGGTGTGCGCGGCGCCGCGGCGGTCGCGGCGGTCGCCGTCGCCGGCCTGCTCGCGTACGTCGCGTTGCGCGCGCGCCTGCTCGCACACGACGTCGCCGACGACGCGGTGCGCCGGCCGGTGGCGGCCGACGCCGACCCGATCGAAGGGCCCGTTCCCGTGCAAAACTGGCTCACCCACGTCGCCACCGTCAAGCCGAGCCGCTTCCGCATGCGGCTGTTGCGCACCGTGCTGCGCGTGGTCGACCTGCGCGCGCGCTACGAGTTCAACCAGGGGCACCTGGCCGGCATCCCGAGCATTCACTTCGCGCGGTGGATGTTGCTTCCCGGCCGGCGCCTCGTGTTCTTCAGCAACTACGACGGGACGTGGGACGCGTACCTCGACGACTTCATCGAGCGCGCGGCGGACGGCCTCACCGGCGTGTGGAGCAACACGGAGGACTTTCCGCGCACGCGCCCGGTGTTTCGGTTCGGCGCCACCGACGACCGCGCGTTCAAGCAATGGACGCGCGCCCACCAGGTCGACACCCAGGTCTGGTACAGCGCGTACCCCGACCTGACGGTGGCCGAGATCAACCAGAACAGCGCCATCCGCGCCGGGTTGTACGGCGACCTGCGCGGACCGGCGCTGCGCCGGTGGCTGCGGCGGT